A window of the Sabethes cyaneus chromosome 1, idSabCyanKW18_F2, whole genome shotgun sequence genome harbors these coding sequences:
- the LOC128732590 gene encoding thiamine transporter 1-like: MERWKLISLILCIFGFLKEFRPSEPFVFQFLTGPWHNVTVEQVVQDVFPIGTYSYVAQLVVVFLITDYFRYKPLIIAGGLAGTTVWSLFVWTSSLRALQLLEVFYGTYMAADIAYWTYIYAKVDRKHYQKVTSHIRSATQAGRFLAATASQTVIYYGLMDYLGLHYLSLAAQIATTVWAFLLPPVPKSLYFHRQEPTADDELRALPNNEKPPNIGSTCNRAITLLWSHFKAAYSSFTVIRYSLWYSLAVCFYYQITSYVQALWSTIGGPDTVLWNGAVEAILTLMGSLVALLAGFVPPALLTVKPTLFGLAAIAALEGAGLLVATATSSLMVSYAGYTVFGILHSFAITLVSSEIAKHICDDSFALIFGVNTLVGLVSQTLLTIAVVDSDGWLALDVRGQFTVYGIAFLTIGVLFVGFLLGEFYRARRTELSS; this comes from the exons ATGGAAAGGTGGAAACTAATTTCACTTATCCTGTGCATTTTCGGCTTTCTGAAGGAATTTCGCCCAAGCGAACCGTTTGTCTTTCAATTTCTAACCGGACCGTGGCACAACGTTACCGTCGAACAGGTCGTGCAGGATGTGTTTCCCATCGGCACGTACTCGTACGTGGCCCAGCTGGTGGTGGTTTTCCTGATAACGGACTACTTCCGCTACAAGCCGTTGATTATCGCTGGCGGCCTAGCTGGAACGACGGTTTGGTCTTTGTTTGTGTGGACCAGCTCGCTGAGGGCGCTGCAGCTGTTGGAGGTGTTCTACGGGACGTACATGGCGGCTGACATTGCCTACTGGACGTACATCTACGCAAAGGTGGACCGGAAGCACTACCAGAAGGTCACCTCGCATATTCGCTCGGCGACGCAGGCTGGACGGTTTCTGGCGGCCACAGCATCGCAGACTGTTATCTACTATGGCTTGATGGATTATCTTGGGTTGCATTATCTCTCGTTGGCGG CTCAAATCGCCACCACAGTTTGGGCCTTCCTGCTGCCTCCGGTACCGAAAAGTCTGTACTTCCACCGTCAAGAGCCGACCGCTGACGATGAGTTAAGAGCGTTACCAAACAATGAAAAACCTCCAAACATCGGATCTACATGTAACCGTGCGATTACTCTACTATGGTCTCACTTCAAAGCGGCGTACAGTAGCTTTACGGTCATTCGATACAGTCTATGGTACTCGTTGGCTGTCTGCTTTTATTATCAAATAACCTCCTACGTGCAGGCTCTGTGGTCCACCATCGGTGGTCCGGACACTGTTCTGTGGAACGGAGCCGTGGAAGCGATTCTTACGTTGATGGGTTCGCTAGTGGCGTTGCTCGCTGGATTTGTACCACCGGCTTTGCTAACGGTAAAACCAACTCTTTTCGGATTGGCAGCGATAGCCGCTCTGGAAGGTGCTGGTCTGCTAGTTGCGACCGCAACCTCAAGTCTGATGGTGTCCTACGCCGGTTACACCGTGTTCGGGATACTGCATTCGTTCGCAATCACGTTGGTGAGTTCGGAAATTGCAAAGCACATCTGCGACGACAGTTTTGCGCTGATCTTCGGCGTGAACACCTTGGTTGGACTGGTTTCGCAGACCCTGCTGACGATTGCCGTCGTCGACAGCGACGGTTGGCTTGCGTTGGATGTCCGTGGTCAATTTACCGTGTATGGGATCGCGTTTCTGACGATTGGTGTGCTGTTTGTGGGATTTCTGCTTGGGGAGTTTTATCGCGCCAGGCGGACCGAGCTCTCATCGTGA